The following proteins are encoded in a genomic region of Mycolicibacterium rutilum:
- a CDS encoding TM2 domain-containing protein encodes MTEPQFGGSEYGSTPPPPPQQPPYPPPPGQYPPPPTGYPSAYGDPTAPYGRHPMTGEPYSEKSKIIAGLLQLIGLFGIVGIGRIYLGYTGLGVAQLVVGVLTCGVGAIIWGIIDAILMLTDRVRDPQGRPLRDGT; translated from the coding sequence ATGACTGAGCCGCAGTTCGGTGGCAGCGAGTACGGCAGCACGCCTCCGCCGCCGCCACAGCAGCCGCCATACCCGCCGCCACCTGGGCAGTACCCTCCGCCGCCCACCGGCTACCCCTCGGCCTACGGCGACCCGACCGCCCCGTATGGCCGGCACCCGATGACGGGGGAGCCTTACTCGGAGAAGTCGAAGATCATCGCAGGGCTCCTGCAACTGATCGGCCTGTTCGGCATCGTCGGCATCGGCCGCATCTACCTCGGCTACACGGGACTCGGCGTCGCCCAGCTTGTCGTCGGAGTGCTCACGTGCGGCGTCGGCGCCATCATCTGGGGCATCATCGACGCCATCCTGATGCTGACCGACCGGGTTCGCGACCCGCAGGGCCGGCCCCTGCGCGATGGCACCTAG
- the gltB gene encoding glutamate synthase large subunit, producing the protein MLFSAFPEPQGLYDPDNEADSCGVAMVADIKGRRSHSIVVDGLIALEHLDHRGAAGAETNSGDGAGILIQLPVDLLREVVDFELPPPALDGENTFAAGICFMPAEPTARTAARESIEAIADDEGLKVLGWRPLPIDPLGADLGATALGCMPHMEQLFVASTDSVSGIELDRRVYPLRKRAEREGVYFPSLSSRTMAYKGMLTTKQLPQYFPDLRDERCRSAIAIVHSRFSTNTFPSWPLAHPFRFVAHNGEINTVRGNRNRMHAREAMLASAKIPGDLSRLSPICSPEASDSASFDEVLELLHLGGRSLPHAVLMMIPEAWENNTTMGAAERAFWQFHASLMEPWDGPACVTFTDGTLVGAVLDRNGLRPGRWWRTIDDRIILASESGVLDVPSAQIVAKGRLQPGKMFLVDTAAGRIVSDDEIKDSLSKQEPYGEWLHAGLLDIATLPDRAHMQPNHESVVRRQIAFGYTEEDLRILLTPMAASGTEPLGSMGTDTPAAVLSQRSRLLYDYFVELFAQVTNPPLDAIREAVVTSMARIMGPEQNLLEPSAASCRQIVLRWPVLDNDELSKLVHINDDGEHPGLRTTVLKALYDVERGGEGLADAIDDLRAKACDAIAKGARTLVISDRDSDHTRAPIPSLLAISAVHHHLVRTKERTAVALVVESGDAREVHHIAMLIGFGAAAVNPYLAFESIEDLVREGELTGIEPPAAVRNYCKALGKGVMKVMSKMGISTVASYTAAQAFEAVGIDKHVIDEYFTGTPSQLGGVGLDVIAEEVKQRHRRAYPENPTERVHRRLEVGGDYAFRREGELHLFTPEVVFLLQHSTRTGRADIFRRYSEEVNRLSREGGTLRGLFEFKNTRPPVPLDEVEPVENIVTRFNTGAMSYGSISAEAHETMAIAMNNLGGRSNSGEGGEDTDRLYDPKRRSAVKQVASGRFGVTSDYLVNATDIQIKMAQGAKPGEGGQLPGFKVYPNIAKTRHSTPGVGLISPPPHHDIYSIEDLAQLIHDLKNANDQARIHVKLVSSVGVGTVAAGVSKAHADVVLISGYDGGTGAAPLTSLKHAGVPWEIGLADTQQTLMLNGLRDRITVQCDGGMRTARDVVVAALLGAEEYGFATAPLIVSGCIMMRVCHLDTCPVGVATQNPELRARFTGKPEFVENFFRFIAEDIRKYLAELGFRSLDEAIGHAEVLDTDPGVAHWKSRGLDLSPVFAVPADGHTGEPTPRRKVRDQYHALDQALDQTLIQLAEGALEDAHPVRLDLPIRNVNRTVGTLLGAEVTRRYGAQGLPDGTIHLTLTGSAGQSLGAFLPPGITLDLVGDANDYVGKGLSGGRIIVRPPDDVLFLAEDNVIAGNTLLFGATSGEVFLRGRVGERFAARNSGALTVVEGVGDHACEYMTGGRVVVLGRTGRNMAAGMSGGIAFVLGLDPRRVNTEMVELQRLEPEDLTWLHDVIARHAQYTGSSLATSVLADWPRRSAQFTKIMPRDYQRVLEATLTAKREGRDVDTAIMEASRG; encoded by the coding sequence ATGCTGTTTTCGGCATTCCCCGAACCCCAGGGTCTCTACGACCCAGACAACGAAGCAGACTCCTGCGGCGTCGCCATGGTCGCCGACATCAAGGGCCGCCGCTCGCACAGCATCGTCGTCGACGGGCTGATCGCCCTCGAACACCTCGACCACCGCGGTGCCGCCGGCGCCGAGACCAACAGCGGCGACGGTGCCGGCATTCTCATCCAACTTCCCGTCGATTTGCTCCGCGAAGTCGTCGACTTCGAACTTCCGCCCCCGGCACTCGACGGTGAGAACACCTTCGCCGCCGGCATCTGCTTCATGCCCGCCGAACCAACCGCGCGCACCGCCGCCCGCGAATCCATCGAGGCCATCGCCGACGACGAAGGCCTCAAGGTCCTCGGCTGGCGGCCCCTGCCGATCGATCCGCTCGGGGCGGACCTTGGCGCGACGGCGCTGGGCTGCATGCCGCACATGGAGCAGTTGTTCGTCGCCTCCACCGACAGCGTCAGCGGCATCGAACTCGACCGCCGCGTCTACCCACTGCGCAAACGCGCCGAACGCGAAGGCGTCTACTTCCCGTCGCTGTCCAGCCGTACCATGGCTTACAAAGGCATGCTCACCACCAAGCAACTGCCGCAATACTTTCCGGATCTGCGCGACGAACGCTGCCGCAGCGCCATCGCGATCGTGCACAGCCGCTTCTCGACCAACACCTTCCCGTCCTGGCCGCTGGCGCATCCCTTCCGCTTCGTCGCCCACAACGGCGAGATCAACACCGTCCGCGGCAACCGCAACCGCATGCACGCCCGCGAGGCCATGCTCGCCAGCGCCAAGATCCCGGGCGACCTGTCCCGCCTGTCGCCGATATGTAGCCCGGAGGCCTCCGACTCCGCGTCATTCGACGAGGTGCTCGAACTCCTGCACCTCGGCGGCCGCAGCCTGCCGCACGCCGTGCTGATGATGATCCCCGAGGCGTGGGAGAACAACACCACGATGGGCGCCGCCGAGCGCGCGTTCTGGCAGTTCCACGCCTCGCTGATGGAGCCGTGGGACGGGCCCGCCTGTGTCACGTTCACCGACGGCACACTGGTCGGAGCCGTGTTGGACCGCAACGGGTTACGGCCCGGCCGCTGGTGGCGCACCATCGACGACCGCATCATCCTGGCCAGTGAGAGCGGCGTGCTCGACGTGCCGTCGGCGCAAATCGTGGCCAAGGGGCGGCTACAGCCCGGCAAGATGTTCCTCGTCGACACCGCGGCCGGCCGCATCGTCAGCGACGACGAGATCAAGGACTCGCTGAGCAAGCAGGAACCGTACGGCGAATGGCTGCACGCCGGCCTGCTCGACATCGCGACGTTGCCCGACCGGGCCCACATGCAGCCCAACCACGAATCCGTGGTGCGACGGCAGATCGCCTTCGGCTACACCGAAGAGGACCTGCGCATCCTGCTCACCCCGATGGCGGCCTCCGGCACCGAACCATTGGGGTCGATGGGCACCGACACTCCCGCCGCGGTGCTGTCGCAGCGTTCCCGCCTGCTCTACGACTACTTCGTCGAGCTCTTCGCGCAGGTCACCAACCCGCCGCTGGACGCGATCCGCGAGGCCGTCGTCACCTCGATGGCCCGCATCATGGGTCCCGAGCAGAATCTGCTCGAACCCTCGGCGGCGTCCTGCCGCCAAATCGTGCTGCGCTGGCCGGTTCTCGACAACGACGAACTGAGCAAGCTCGTGCACATCAACGACGACGGTGAGCATCCCGGCCTGCGCACCACGGTGCTCAAGGCGCTCTACGACGTCGAACGCGGCGGGGAGGGGCTCGCCGACGCGATCGACGATCTACGGGCCAAAGCCTGCGACGCAATCGCCAAAGGTGCACGGACGCTGGTCATCTCCGATCGGGACTCCGACCACACCCGCGCGCCGATCCCGTCCCTGCTGGCGATCTCGGCCGTGCACCACCACCTGGTGCGCACCAAGGAGCGCACCGCCGTCGCACTGGTCGTCGAGAGCGGCGACGCCCGCGAAGTCCACCACATCGCGATGCTGATCGGCTTCGGCGCCGCCGCGGTCAATCCCTATCTCGCCTTCGAGTCGATCGAGGACCTCGTCCGCGAAGGCGAACTCACCGGCATCGAACCCCCTGCGGCCGTGCGCAATTACTGCAAGGCGCTGGGCAAGGGTGTAATGAAGGTGATGAGCAAGATGGGCATCTCCACCGTCGCCTCCTACACCGCAGCACAGGCATTCGAGGCCGTCGGGATCGACAAGCACGTCATCGACGAGTACTTCACCGGCACGCCCAGCCAACTCGGCGGCGTCGGACTCGACGTCATCGCCGAAGAGGTCAAGCAGCGGCACCGCCGCGCCTACCCCGAGAACCCGACCGAGCGTGTGCACCGTCGCCTCGAGGTCGGCGGCGACTACGCGTTCCGCCGCGAAGGTGAACTGCATCTGTTCACCCCGGAAGTGGTTTTCCTGCTGCAGCATTCGACCCGTACCGGGCGTGCCGATATCTTCCGCCGGTACTCCGAGGAGGTGAACCGGCTCTCGCGCGAGGGCGGGACGCTGCGTGGGCTGTTCGAGTTCAAGAACACCAGGCCGCCCGTCCCGCTCGACGAGGTCGAACCGGTCGAGAACATCGTGACGCGGTTCAACACCGGCGCCATGAGTTACGGCTCGATCTCGGCCGAGGCCCACGAGACGATGGCGATCGCGATGAACAACCTCGGCGGGCGGTCGAACTCCGGCGAGGGCGGCGAGGACACCGACCGCCTCTACGATCCGAAGCGGCGCAGCGCCGTCAAGCAGGTGGCCTCCGGACGGTTCGGCGTCACCAGCGACTACCTTGTGAACGCCACCGACATCCAGATCAAGATGGCGCAGGGCGCCAAACCCGGTGAGGGCGGCCAGCTTCCGGGTTTCAAGGTGTATCCGAACATCGCCAAGACGCGGCACTCCACGCCCGGCGTCGGCCTGATCTCCCCGCCGCCGCACCACGACATCTACTCCATCGAGGATCTGGCCCAGCTGATCCACGACCTGAAGAACGCCAACGACCAGGCCCGGATCCACGTCAAGCTCGTCAGCAGCGTCGGCGTCGGCACGGTGGCCGCCGGCGTGTCCAAGGCGCACGCCGACGTGGTGCTGATCTCGGGGTACGACGGCGGCACCGGCGCGGCACCGCTGACGAGCCTCAAGCACGCCGGCGTGCCGTGGGAGATCGGGCTCGCCGACACTCAGCAGACCCTGATGCTCAACGGGTTACGCGACCGCATCACCGTCCAGTGCGACGGCGGCATGCGCACCGCCCGTGACGTCGTCGTGGCCGCGCTGCTGGGTGCGGAGGAGTACGGGTTCGCCACCGCTCCGCTGATCGTGTCCGGCTGCATCATGATGCGCGTCTGCCACCTCGACACCTGCCCGGTCGGCGTGGCGACGCAGAACCCCGAGTTGCGTGCGCGGTTCACCGGCAAGCCGGAATTCGTGGAAAACTTCTTCCGGTTCATCGCCGAGGACATCCGCAAGTACCTCGCCGAACTCGGCTTCCGCAGCCTCGATGAGGCGATCGGCCACGCCGAAGTGCTCGACACCGATCCCGGTGTCGCGCACTGGAAGAGCCGCGGCCTGGACCTGAGCCCGGTCTTCGCTGTGCCGGCCGACGGGCACACCGGGGAGCCGACCCCGCGCCGCAAGGTCCGCGACCAGTACCACGCGTTGGACCAGGCCCTCGACCAGACATTGATCCAACTTGCCGAAGGTGCGCTCGAAGACGCGCATCCGGTGCGGCTGGATCTGCCGATCCGCAACGTCAACCGCACCGTCGGCACCCTGCTCGGCGCCGAAGTGACCCGGCGCTACGGCGCACAGGGACTGCCCGACGGCACCATCCACCTCACGCTGACGGGGTCGGCAGGCCAGTCGCTCGGCGCGTTCCTGCCGCCCGGCATAACGCTGGATCTCGTCGGCGACGCCAACGACTATGTCGGCAAGGGCTTGTCGGGCGGGCGGATCATCGTCCGGCCACCCGACGACGTGTTGTTCCTCGCTGAGGACAACGTGATCGCCGGCAACACCCTGCTGTTCGGGGCGACGTCGGGCGAGGTGTTCCTGCGCGGCCGCGTCGGCGAACGGTTCGCCGCCCGCAACTCGGGCGCGTTGACGGTCGTCGAGGGCGTCGGCGACCACGCGTGCGAGTACATGACCGGCGGACGGGTGGTGGTGCTGGGCCGCACCGGACGCAACATGGCTGCCGGCATGTCCGGCGGCATTGCGTTCGTGCTGGGCCTGGACCCGCGCCGGGTCAACACCGAGATGGTCGAACTGCAGCGCCTCGAACCCGAGGACCTCACCTGGCTGCACGACGTCATCGCCCGGCACGCCCAGTACACCGGCAGCAGCCTGGCGACCTCGGTACTCGCCGACTGGCCAAGGCGCAGCGCACAATTCACCAAGATCATGCCCCGCGACTACCAGCGCGTGCTGGAAG
- the lgt gene encoding prolipoprotein diacylglyceryl transferase → MTTTFLAAIPSPAQGVWHIGPVPLRAYALFIIVGIIAALVIGDRRWEARGGERGVIYDIALWAVPFGLIGGRLYHVMTDWWRYFGENGAGLAGVFRIWDGGLGIWGAVALGGVGAWIACRRRGIPLPAFGDAIAPGIVLAQAIGRIGNYFNQELWGAPTTLPWALEIYERRDASGALDNLNGVSTGEVVHLVHPTFLYELLWNLLVFAVLIYVDRRFKFGHGRLFAMYVAGYCLGRFWIELLRVDDATLIDGVRINSFTSTFVFIGAVVYIMVAPKGREDPATLQGDDRAEDLTEELAAVGATAGVVAAAKAAAADEEEDLKAAEDEATREIAAEDFGADVAGVPADDLEEAEEFALEGDDPEATSDTAEAVAEAEELADDVAVAPAEEILEAEEFAEAGEAADAEAGLGAVEGEEASDALADAAEAHDAAVEGEAEAAELAEEASSGEEPAEAEAGLGAVEGEEASDALADASEAHDAAVEGEAEAAELAEEASAAEEPAEAEAGLGAVEGEEASDALADASEAHDAAVEGEAEAAELAEEASAAEETPEAVAEAEELADEVAAAPAEEIAEAEEFAEAGEAAEAEAGLGAVEGEEASDALADASEAHDAAVDGEAEAAELAEEASAADEPAEAEAGLGAVEGEEASDALADASEAHDAAVDGEAEATEVAEEASTDEETPEEIAEAEEFADAGDAADAEAGLGAVEGEEASEALADASEAHDAAVEGEAEAAEVAEEASSGDETPEAVAEAEELADEVAAAPAEEIAEAEEFAEAGEAAEAEAGLGAVEGEEASDALAGASEAHDAAVGGEAEAAELAEEAEAANEAEAGDADEAEADLGAVEGEEADDAPADESGARESAVDQTGADTSETVTPAAQSTAESGGRVRRWLRARRNR, encoded by the coding sequence GTGACGACGACCTTCTTGGCGGCGATCCCCAGCCCCGCGCAGGGCGTCTGGCACATCGGGCCGGTTCCGCTGCGGGCGTACGCGTTGTTCATCATCGTCGGCATCATCGCGGCACTCGTCATCGGCGACCGCCGGTGGGAGGCGCGTGGCGGTGAGCGGGGCGTCATCTACGACATCGCGTTGTGGGCGGTGCCGTTCGGTCTGATCGGTGGCCGGCTGTACCACGTGATGACCGATTGGTGGCGGTACTTCGGCGAGAACGGAGCCGGGCTGGCCGGGGTCTTCCGGATCTGGGACGGCGGTCTCGGAATCTGGGGAGCGGTCGCGCTCGGTGGCGTCGGCGCATGGATCGCCTGTCGGCGGCGGGGGATACCGCTGCCCGCGTTCGGGGACGCGATCGCGCCGGGAATCGTGCTGGCGCAGGCGATCGGGCGCATCGGCAACTACTTCAACCAGGAGCTGTGGGGCGCCCCGACGACGCTGCCGTGGGCGCTGGAGATCTATGAGCGGCGCGACGCCTCGGGTGCGCTCGACAACCTCAACGGTGTGTCGACCGGCGAGGTGGTGCACCTCGTCCATCCGACGTTCCTCTACGAACTGCTGTGGAACCTGCTGGTTTTCGCGGTGCTCATCTACGTCGACCGGCGCTTCAAGTTCGGCCACGGCCGGCTGTTCGCGATGTATGTGGCGGGTTACTGCCTGGGCCGGTTCTGGATCGAACTGCTGCGGGTCGACGACGCCACGTTGATCGACGGCGTCCGGATCAACTCGTTCACGTCGACATTCGTGTTCATCGGCGCCGTGGTGTACATCATGGTCGCGCCGAAGGGTCGTGAAGACCCGGCCACACTCCAGGGCGACGATCGCGCCGAGGACCTGACCGAAGAACTCGCGGCTGTCGGCGCTACTGCGGGTGTTGTGGCCGCGGCGAAAGCTGCTGCGGCCGATGAGGAAGAGGATCTCAAGGCCGCCGAGGACGAGGCGACTCGAGAGATCGCGGCCGAAGACTTCGGCGCCGACGTCGCCGGTGTGCCCGCCGACGATCTGGAGGAAGCCGAGGAGTTCGCGCTGGAGGGCGACGACCCCGAAGCCACGTCCGACACCGCGGAAGCCGTCGCGGAGGCAGAGGAACTCGCCGACGACGTGGCCGTCGCACCTGCCGAGGAAATCCTGGAGGCTGAGGAGTTCGCCGAAGCCGGTGAAGCCGCGGATGCCGAAGCTGGGCTCGGCGCCGTTGAGGGTGAGGAAGCGTCCGACGCCTTGGCGGATGCGGCTGAAGCGCACGACGCGGCTGTTGAGGGCGAGGCGGAGGCCGCCGAGCTGGCCGAGGAAGCCAGCTCCGGTGAGGAACCCGCAGAGGCGGAGGCCGGCCTTGGCGCTGTTGAGGGTGAGGAAGCCTCCGACGCCTTGGCCGACGCATCTGAGGCCCACGACGCGGCTGTTGAGGGCGAAGCTGAAGCCGCCGAGCTGGCCGAAGAAGCCAGCGCCGCCGAGGAACCCGCAGAGGCGGAGGCCGGGCTTGGCGCTGTTGAGGGTGAGGAAGCCTCCGACGCCTTGGCCGACGCATCTGAGGCCCACGACGCTGCCGTCGAGGGCGAAGCTGAGGCCGCCGAGCTGGCCGAGGAAGCCAGCGCCGCCGAGGAGACGCCCGAGGCTGTCGCCGAGGCTGAAGAACTGGCCGATGAGGTGGCCGCGGCGCCTGCCGAGGAGATCGCGGAGGCTGAGGAGTTCGCCGAAGCCGGCGAAGCCGCAGAGGCCGAGGCTGGGCTTGGCGCTGTCGAGGGTGAGGAAGCCTCCGACGCCTTGGCCGACGCATCTGAGGCCCACGACGCTGCCGTCGACGGCGAAGCTGAGGCCGCCGAGCTGGCCGAGGAAGCCAGCGCCGCCGACGAACCCGCAGAGGCGGAGGCTGGGCTTGGCGCTGTCGAGGGTGAGGAAGCCTCCGACGCCTTGGCCGACGCATCTGAGGCCCACGACGCTGCCGTCGACGGCGAAGCTGAAGCCACCGAGGTGGCTGAGGAGGCCAGTACCGACGAGGAAACGCCCGAGGAAATCGCGGAGGCTGAGGAGTTCGCCGATGCCGGTGACGCCGCGGATGCCGAAGCTGGGCTTGGCGCCGTCGAGGGTGAGGAAGCGTCCGAAGCCTTGGCCGATGCGTCCGAGGCCCACGACGCCGCCGTAGAAGGCGAAGCCGAGGCCGCCGAGGTGGCTGAGGAGGCCAGCTCCGGCGATGAGACGCCCGAGGCTGTCGCGGAGGCTGAAGAACTGGCCGATGAGGTGGCCGCGGCGCCTGCCGAGGAGATCGCGGAGGCTGAGGAGTTCGCCGAAGCCGGCGAAGCCGCAGAGGCCGAAGCCGGGTTGGGCGCGGTCGAGGGTGAGGAAGCCTCCGACGCCTTGGCCGGTGCGTCCGAGGCCCACGACGCCGCCGTAGGAGGCGAAGCCGAGGCCGCCGAGCTGGCCGAGGAAGCCGAAGCTGCCAACGAAGCCGAGGCCGGCGACGCAGACGAAGCCGAAGCCGATCTGGGCGCTGTCGAGGGCGAGGAGGCAGACGACGCCCCAGCCGACGAGTCGGGGGCTCGCGAGTCAGCTGTTGATCAGACAGGCGCTGACACCTCCGAAACCGTAACTCCCGCTGCACAATCCACCGCCGAGTCTGGTGGTCGCGTTCGTCGCTGGCTGCGCGCCCGACGTAATCGCTAG
- a CDS encoding DUF2752 domain-containing protein — protein sequence MAPSTTTKRLYPALGAGAVLAGALAYIGIGDPHGPGFVFPPCPFHALTGLYCPGCGGLRMTHDLLHGDLAAAFVDNAFVLIGLPVLLAWLFLRSRQGKPAMNTVTIVVIFVSVATWTIVRNLPGFPLAPTVLDG from the coding sequence ATGGCACCTAGCACCACCACCAAACGCCTGTACCCGGCGCTCGGGGCGGGCGCGGTACTGGCTGGTGCCCTGGCTTACATCGGCATCGGCGACCCGCACGGTCCCGGCTTCGTCTTCCCGCCGTGTCCGTTCCACGCCCTCACCGGGCTCTACTGCCCGGGCTGCGGCGGCCTCCGGATGACGCACGATCTGCTGCACGGTGACCTCGCCGCGGCTTTCGTCGACAATGCCTTCGTCCTCATCGGCCTGCCTGTCCTACTGGCCTGGCTGTTCCTGAGGTCCCGGCAGGGCAAACCGGCGATGAACACCGTGACAATCGTCGTGATTTTCGTCTCGGTCGCCACGTGGACGATCGTTCGTAACCTGCCCGGATTCCCGCTGGCCCCGACGGTTCTCGACGGGTGA
- a CDS encoding HNH endonuclease signature motif containing protein — MWARLAFDEGVAFDTRIDEIAATVCREDPRTAEQRRVDAMVAISQGQLRLVCGCGASDCPNSGSVAPAAQVVINVIAEQATLEGSNNNPGYLPGYGAIPAAVLRERAATAQLRPLTLPEPCAEAGCRPSAALARFIRCRDLACRFPGCDVPASACQIDHTVAYPMGPTHPSNLKLLCVFHHLLKTFWTGRTGWGDLQLPDGTVIWRAPSGKMYTTTPAGAEFFAALAQPTGVIDLTTPSAAPNDHRGAMMPRRRRTRTEDKTYRIALERQHNTARITRTDLLIAERLARNDEPPPF; from the coding sequence GTGTGGGCGCGGCTGGCCTTCGACGAAGGCGTCGCCTTCGATACCCGCATCGACGAGATCGCCGCCACCGTCTGTCGTGAGGATCCACGCACCGCCGAGCAGCGCCGGGTGGACGCGATGGTGGCCATCTCGCAAGGCCAGCTGCGGTTGGTGTGCGGTTGTGGTGCCTCCGATTGTCCGAATAGTGGGTCGGTGGCGCCGGCGGCGCAGGTGGTGATCAATGTGATCGCCGAGCAGGCCACCCTGGAGGGCTCGAACAATAACCCCGGGTATCTGCCGGGGTACGGGGCGATCCCGGCGGCGGTGCTGCGCGAGCGCGCCGCCACCGCCCAACTGCGCCCGCTCACGTTGCCTGAGCCGTGTGCGGAGGCCGGTTGCCGGCCCTCGGCGGCGTTGGCCCGGTTCATTCGGTGCCGCGATTTGGCGTGCCGGTTCCCCGGGTGTGACGTCCCGGCGTCGGCGTGTCAGATCGACCACACGGTCGCTTACCCGATGGGGCCCACCCATCCGTCAAACCTCAAGCTGCTGTGCGTGTTTCACCATCTGTTGAAGACGTTTTGGACCGGACGCACCGGGTGGGGCGACCTGCAACTGCCCGATGGCACCGTGATCTGGCGCGCCCCCAGCGGGAAGATGTACACGACCACACCGGCCGGGGCTGAGTTCTTCGCCGCGCTGGCCCAACCCACCGGCGTCATCGACCTGACCACACCAAGCGCAGCGCCCAACGATCACCGGGGCGCGATGATGCCCAGACGCCGCCGCACCCGCACCGAAGACAAGACCTACCGCATCGCCCTGGAACGCCAACACAACACCGCACGCATCACCCGCACAGACCTACTCATCGCCGAACGACTCGCCAGAAACGACGAACCACCACCCTTCTGA
- a CDS encoding DUF222 domain-containing protein, with translation MFEQADDVAVVEAIAAASRAQNAACGQEMRAIGELYARRAPEDEDERLTWAVDGHANVVAEISAALNISRGRAASRLDVAIDLRERLPNVGEVFAAGDIDYRMVIALVNRSSNVEDPELLARLDAEFARRAPKWMNLSGPKLGERIDMWVEKFDPAGVREPTPERDDRYVHVAPMGGGMVELPQVFFLCGCEGRGWLARMV, from the coding sequence ATGTTCGAGCAGGCGGATGATGTGGCGGTGGTGGAGGCCATCGCTGCGGCGTCGCGTGCGCAGAACGCGGCGTGCGGTCAAGAGATGCGCGCCATTGGTGAGCTCTATGCCCGTCGGGCGCCCGAGGACGAGGACGAGCGACTGACGTGGGCGGTTGACGGGCATGCCAACGTGGTCGCCGAGATCTCGGCGGCACTCAATATCAGCCGTGGGCGGGCGGCGAGCCGGCTGGATGTGGCGATCGACCTGCGCGAGCGCCTGCCCAACGTCGGGGAGGTGTTCGCCGCCGGGGACATCGACTACCGGATGGTGATCGCGCTGGTCAATCGCAGCAGCAACGTCGAAGACCCTGAGCTGCTGGCCCGCCTGGACGCCGAGTTCGCCCGCCGGGCCCCGAAGTGGATGAACCTGTCGGGGCCCAAACTTGGTGAGCGCATCGACATGTGGGTCGAAAAGTTCGACCCGGCCGGGGTGCGTGAACCCACACCGGAACGCGATGACCGCTATGTGCACGTTGCGCCGATGGGCGGCGGGATGGTTGAACTACCCCAGGTTTTCTTCCTATGCGGTTGCGAGGGCCGGGGCTGGCTGGCTCGCATGGTGTGA
- a CDS encoding IS3 family transposase (programmed frameshift): MPRQYSPEFRVRALRLVDTTMESAEVSEFEAIKSVASKLGVAEESVRRWRRKSQIDAGERPGVTTSEHAEIRRLKREVAELRRANEILKSASAFFRSGTRPPRNEMIAYIDAHRDQFGVEFICRVLRAAIPGFFTSRGYRDAKTRPRCDRALRDELLIAELATVHRANYSVYGVKKMQHAMIRRGWSIGREQTRRLMHLAGLRGVRRGKPVFTTITDPAAARPADLVNRQFATSAPNRLWVADITYVRTWQGFCYTAFVTDACTKRIVGWAVSPTMSTEDLPLQAFNHAVWQQNSDLSELIHHSDRGSQYLSLTYTERLLELDIAPSVGSRGDSYDNALAEAVNAAYKTELIYRGRRWRGVDDVELATAQWVAWYNQERLHEALGYLTPAEYETALTADSHHASQPAPALATA; encoded by the exons ATGCCCCGTCAGTATTCGCCCGAGTTTCGGGTGCGTGCGTTGCGTTTGGTGGACACCACAATGGAGTCTGCGGAAGTGTCTGAGTTCGAGGCGATCAAGTCTGTTGCGAGCAAACTCGGGGTTGCCGAGGAGTCGGTGCGTCGGTGGCGGCGTAAGTCGCAGATCGATGCCGGCGAACGCCCTGGCGTGACGACCTCCGAGCACGCTGAGATTCGCCGCCTCAAGCGCGAGGTCGCCGAATTACGAAGAGCGAACGAGATTTTGAAGTCTGCGTCAGCGTTTT TTCGCAGCGGAACTCGACCGCCCAGGAACGAAATGATCGCCTACATCGATGCGCATCGCGATCAGTTCGGGGTCGAGTTCATCTGCCGTGTTCTGCGGGCAGCTATCCCTGGGTTTTTCACCTCCCGCGGTTACCGCGACGCCAAGACCCGCCCCCGCTGCGACCGCGCTCTGCGCGATGAGCTGCTGATCGCCGAGCTGGCCACCGTGCACCGGGCGAACTACTCGGTCTACGGCGTCAAGAAAATGCAGCACGCCATGATCCGGCGTGGCTGGTCGATCGGACGCGAACAAACCCGCAGGTTAATGCACTTGGCTGGCCTGCGCGGTGTGCGGCGCGGCAAACCGGTATTCACCACAATCACCGACCCCGCCGCGGCCCGACCGGCCGATCTGGTCAACCGGCAGTTCGCCACCAGCGCACCCAATCGGCTCTGGGTCGCCGACATCACCTACGTGCGGACCTGGCAGGGGTTCTGCTACACCGCGTTCGTCACCGATGCCTGCACTAAACGGATCGTCGGGTGGGCGGTGTCGCCCACGATGAGCACCGAAGACTTACCTCTTCAGGCGTTCAATCATGCTGTTTGGCAACAGAACTCAGATCTTTCTGAGTTGATCCATCATTCCGACCGCGGATCGCAATACCTATCGCTGACCTATACCGAGCGGCTACTTGAGCTCGACATCGCGCCATCGGTGGGATCTCGCGGAGATAGCTATGACAACGCCCTGGCCGAAGCAGTCAACGCCGCCTACAAAACAGAACTGATCTACCGCGGCCGGCGCTGGCGCGGCGTCGACGACGTCGAACTGGCAACCGCTCAATGGGTGGCCTGGTACAACCAGGAACGCCTGCACGAAGCCCTCGGCTACCTCACCCCAGCCGAGTACGAGACCGCCCTCACCGCGGACTCACACCATGCGAGCCAGCCAGCCCCGGCCCTCGCAACCGCATAG